A region of Haliotis asinina isolate JCU_RB_2024 chromosome 9, JCU_Hal_asi_v2, whole genome shotgun sequence DNA encodes the following proteins:
- the LOC137296993 gene encoding uncharacterized protein codes for MFTRLHIQAREDVIRYHVTPAASLWPSLDEESDCRSLASSPSPSPDPLSVFTPFWARPDHGETLPAPVTITYVDYYPVPSDDDSDYWVYEDEDDDSFVEDIHPVRKALRSVAAFFRRVFS; via the exons atgtttacaaggctgcatattcaag cacgggaagacgtgatccggtatcatgtcactcctgctgctagtctatggccgtcgctggatgaggaatccgactgt CGATCCCTGGCTTCGTCCCCGAGCCCCTCTCCCGACCCTCTGAGCgttttcaccccgttctgggcccgccctgaccacggagagacgctccctgccccagtcactatcacctatgtcgactattatcctgtcccaagtgacgacgacagtgactactgggtctatgaggacgaggacgacgacagcttcgtggaggatattcatcccgtgaggaaggcgctgaggagcgtggctgccttcttcaggagagtattctcgtag